In Halorubellus sp. JP-L1, one DNA window encodes the following:
- a CDS encoding HVO_0476 family zinc finger protein: protein MSETAERVALPCPSCSPSMETVHEVLTATGAQYTVKCTECDHTHKTRIEEERTVDTDVVVSQDGESFSASAEVPAEETLAVGEEFVLDTPEALMTVRITSLELDQQKRRQQATAEDVQTIWTREVDNVPVNVTANPRDGSNDETRSIKVYVPGDFEFIVGDTESFGDDEFTIKNIAVREDAVSHDFKKRDHEGDTVLAKDVKRVYAWDEKTTAWSAW from the coding sequence ATGAGCGAGACCGCCGAGCGCGTCGCCCTCCCCTGTCCCTCGTGCTCCCCGTCCATGGAGACGGTTCACGAGGTCCTCACGGCGACGGGCGCGCAGTACACCGTCAAGTGCACCGAGTGCGACCACACGCACAAGACACGCATCGAGGAGGAACGCACCGTCGACACCGACGTCGTCGTCAGTCAGGACGGCGAGTCCTTCAGCGCCAGCGCCGAGGTCCCCGCCGAGGAGACCCTCGCCGTCGGCGAAGAGTTCGTCCTCGACACGCCCGAGGCCCTGATGACGGTGCGCATCACGAGCCTCGAACTCGACCAGCAGAAGCGCCGCCAGCAGGCGACCGCCGAGGACGTCCAGACCATCTGGACGCGCGAGGTCGACAACGTCCCCGTGAACGTCACCGCGAACCCGCGCGACGGCTCGAACGACGAGACGCGCTCGATCAAGGTGTACGTCCCCGGCGACTTCGAGTTCATCGTCGGCGACACCGAGAGCTTCGGCGACGACGAGTTCACGATCAAGAACATCGCCGTCCGCGAGGACGCCGTCAGCCACGACTTCAAGAAGCGGGACCACGAGGGCGACACCGTCCTCGCGAAGGACGTCAAGCGCGTGTACGCCTGGGACGAGAAGACCACTGCCTGGTCCGCCTGGTAG